A single region of the Negativicutes bacterium genome encodes:
- the rpsO gene encoding 30S ribosomal protein S15, with protein sequence MLTVEQKQQLIETYRTHEGDTGSPEVQVALLTARISYLTDHLKEHKKDHHSRRGLLKMVGQRRRLLNYLRNIDIERYRTIIAKLNLRK encoded by the coding sequence ATGTTAACAGTTGAACAAAAACAACAATTAATCGAAACTTATCGTACACATGAAGGTGACACTGGATCACCAGAGGTACAAGTTGCATTATTAACAGCTCGCATCAGTTATTTAACTGATCATTTAAAAGAGCACAAAAAAGATCATCATTCACGTCGTGGATTATTGAAAATGGTTGGTCAACGTAGACGTTTATTAAATTATTTACGTAACATTGATATTGAACGTTACCGTACAATCATTGCTAAATTGAATTTACGTAAGTAA